A region from the Silene latifolia isolate original U9 population chromosome 7, ASM4854445v1, whole genome shotgun sequence genome encodes:
- the LOC141589958 gene encoding uncharacterized protein LOC141589958: MIYAFNDLHYRNDLWDFLKETALTCNDPWLWMGDFNVVLSHIERLGGNTTEAEMEFFQECVSLCGMEDIQATGALYNWSNKQAPADRVYSRLDRVMENQEWMDLYGHYVAHFHPEGMFDHCPCTIVDRKIEIGRRRSFKYFNMWGKADSFLRDVVSVWGKSYSGTKMFILIKKLKALKPLLKGLNRSCFSDIENSTNLASSLLERIQKQIVDEPANTDLIQQEMELSAELKELISTKDSFLTQKAKIQWSIEGDLNILISIML, from the coding sequence ATGATTTACGCCTTTAATGATCTGCATTATAGAAATGATCTTTGGGATTTTTTGAAGGAGACTGCTCTTACCTGTAATGATCCCTGGTTATGGATgggtgattttaatgttgtattgtCCCATATTGAAAGATTGGGTGGTAATACAACTGAAGCAGAGATGGAGTTTTTTCAGGAGTGTGTCTCTTTATGTGGCATGGAGGATATTCAGGCTACTGGTGCCCTATATAATTGGTCAAATAAACAAGCACCTGCCGATAGAGTATATAGCAGGCTTGATAGGGTTATGGAGAACCAGGAATGGATGGATTTGTATGGTCACTATGTGGCTCATTTCCACCCTGAGGGTATGTTTGACCACTGTCCATGTACTATAGTGGATAGGAAAATTGAGATTGGTAGGAGGAGAAGCtttaagtattttaatatgtggggcaaAGCTGACTCTTTTTTGAGGGATGTTGTATCTGTTTGGGGTAAGTCTTACAGTGGGACTAAGATGTTTATCCTCATTAAAAAGTTGAAAGCTTTAAAACCTCTGCTCAAGGGATTGAACAGGTCTTGTTTTTCTGATATAGAAAATAGTACTAATCTTGCAAGTTCTTTGTTGGAAAGAATTCAGAAACAAATTGTGGATGAGCCAGCGAATACTGATCTTATTCAGCAGGAAATGGAGTTGTCTGCTGAGTTAAAGGAGCTCATCTCTACTAAGGACAGTTTCTTGACTCAGAAGGCTAAAATTCAGTGGTCCATTGAAGGTGACCTGAATATTCTTATTTCCATCATGCTATAA
- the LOC141589959 gene encoding uncharacterized protein LOC141589959, translated as MNKVLEIEDMHEKQCLLGDDIQNAFLYYYQDLSGTTIITDHVNLSVVRRGLCCTADHWDILNRPVTVEEIKHIIFCIPKSKSPGPDGFNSQLYKDAWDIVGEEVCAAIANFFDTGQLVTQINSTVITLIPKVDRPTSVKHFRPISCCNVIYKSISKILCSRLPLVLPDIISRNQGAFVKGRSILENILICQDLVRLYFRAMASPKCMFKLDLQKAYDSIEWSFVEQMLVALNFPVNFRQMVMTCISTTSYSLNLNGGTVWGDVQSIMLMLRALATFSATSGLRVNAARSEVVFNSVAPGLKHDITEIYGFAKGVLPFKYLGIPIQAGRLTKTDCNVLIDKIVLRVRSIGARKLSYAGRLVLINSVFNTLHNYWASIFLIPKGVIKRIEAICGNYLWSGDTEYHRTHLVAWHDVCCSKKEGGLGIKDAGVWNVANVGKLVNWIYTKANRLWVLRIDHVYMKGVDWDSCQPPQDSNWNWRNICKVRGILSRGFQGNQWVADPKGYSIGAGYQWKALNTRVKLLQMGVTDNDNCVLCEGGPETHCHLFTDCIYNQQVIAGLENWLQRKLIVSPGCCSKLQYKVIKSIQKQVIGKC; from the exons ATGAACAAGGTTTTGGAAATTGAGGATATGCACGAGAAGCAATGTCTTTTGGGTGATGATATCCAAAATGCTTTCTTATATTATTATCAGGACCTGTCGGGAACTACTATTATCACTGATCATGTCAACCTGTCTGTGGTAAGAAGGGGTTTATGTTGTACTGCTGATCATTGGGATATTTTGAACAGACCAGTTACAGTTGAGGAGATTAAGCATATCATTTTCTGTATTCCTAAGAGCAAATCCCCTGGACCTGATGGCTTTAATAGCCAACTTTATAAGGATGCTTGGGATATTGTGGGAGAGGAGGTATGTGCAGCTATTGCAAATTTTTTTGATACTGGACAGCTGGTGACTCAGATTAATTCCACAGTGATCACACTGATTCCTAAGGTGGATAGACCAACAAGTGTAAAGCATTTCAGACCCATCTCTTGCTGTAATGTCATTTATAAATCAATTTCAAAGATTCTTTGCTCTAGATTACCCTTAGTTCTGCCTGACATCATCAGTAGAAACCAAGGTGCATTTGTTAAGGGCAGGAGCATTCTTGAGAATATTCTCATTTGTCAGGACCTAGTGAGACTTTATTTTAGAGCAATGGCTTCTCCTAAATGTATGTTCAAGCTGGACTTGCAAAAAGCCTATGACTCTATTGAATGGTCTTTTGTGGAGCAGATGTTGGTGGCTTTGAATTTCCCTGTTAATTTTAGGCAAATGGTGATGACTTGCATCTCTACtacttcttattcccttaatctTAATGGGGGCACAGTTTGG GGAGATGTCCAATCAATTATGCTTATGCTAAGGGCTTTGGCTACTTTTTCTGCTACCTCTGGACTTAGAGTCAATGCAGCTAGGTCTGAGGTGGTTTTTAATAGTGTGGCACCTGGCCTGAAACATGATATTACTGAGATTTATGGCTTTGCTAAAGGTGTGCTCCCTTTCAAATACCTGGGTATTCCTATCCAAGCTGGGAGATTAACTAAGACTGATTGTAATGTGTTGATTGACAAGATTGTATTAAGAGTTAGGAGTATTGGTGCCAGGAAATTGAGTTATGCAGGTAGACTGGTATTGATTAATTCTGTGTTCAATACATTACATAACTACTGGGCTTCCATCTTCTTGATCCCCAAAGGAGTGATTAAAAGAATTGAGGCAATCTGCGGAAATTACTTGTGGAGTGGGGACACTGAGTACCACAGAACTCACCTTGTGGCCTGGCATGATGTTTGTTGCAGCAAAAAGGAGGGGGGTCTGGGTATCAAAGATGCTGGGGTGTGGAATGTGGCCAATGTTGGCAAGTTAGTAAATTGGATTTACACTAAAGCTAATAGGCTCTGGGTTTTAAGGATAGACCATGTTTATATGAAAGGAGTTGACTGGGATAGTTGTCAACCTCCTCAAGATTCCAACTGGAATTGGAGGAATATTTGTAAAGTTCGTGGGATTCTTTCTCGTGGCTTTCAAGGGAATCAATGGGTAGCTGACCCTAAAGGCTACTCAATTGGAGCTGGTTACCAATG GAAAGCTTTGAATACAAGAGTGAAATTACTTCAGATGGGGGTTACTGATAATGATAATTGTGTCCTGTGTGAAGGGGGACCTGAGACACATTGCCATTTGTttacagattgtatttataatcaGCAAGTTATTGCAGGCCTAGAAAATTGGCTACAGAGGAAGCTGATAGTCAGTCCAGGATGTTGCTCCAAGCTGCAGTATAAA GTGATCAAATCAATTCAGAAGCAGGTCATAGGGAAGTGTTAA